The proteins below are encoded in one region of Homo sapiens chromosome 2, GRCh38.p14 Primary Assembly:
- the FEV gene encoding protein FEV: protein MRQSGASQPLLINMYLPDPVGDGLFKDGKNPSWGPLSPAVQKGSGQIQLWQFLLELLADRANAGCIAWEGGHGEFKLTDPDEVARRWGERKSKPNMNYDKLSRALRYYYDKNIMSKVHGKRYAYRFDFQGLAQACQPPPAHAHAAAAAAAAAAAAQDGALYKLPAGLAPLPFPGLSKLNLMAASAGVAPAGFSYWPGPGPAATAAAATAALYPSPSLQPPPGPFGAVAAASHLGGHYH, encoded by the exons ATCCCGTCGGAGACGGTCTCTTCAAGGACGGGAAGAACCCGAGCTGGGGGCCGCTGAGCCCCGCGGTTCAGAAAG GCAGCGGACAGATCCAGCTGTGGCAGTTTCTGCTGGAGCTGCTGGCTGACCGCGCGAACGCCGGCTGCATCGCGTGGGAGGGCGGTCACGGCGAGTTCAAGCTCACGGACCCGGACGAGGTGGCGCGGCGGTGGGGCGAGCGCAAGAGCAAGCCCAACATGAACTACGACAAGCTGAGCCGCGCCCTGCGCTACTACTACGACAAGAACATCATGAGCAAGGTGCATGGCAAGCGCTACGCCTACCGCTTCGACTTCCAGGGCCTGGCGCAGGCCTGCCAGCCGCCGCCCGCGCACGCTCATGCCGCCGCCgcagctgctgccgccgccgcggCCGCCCAGGACGGCGCGCTCTACAAGCTGCCCGCCGGCCTCGCCCCGCTGCCCTTCCCCGGCCTCTCCAAACTCAACCTCATGGCCGCCTCGGCCGGGGTCGCGCCCGCCGGCTTCTCCTACTGGCCGGGCCCGGGCCCCGCCGCCACCgctgccgccgccaccgccgcgcTCTACCCCAGTCCCAGCTTGCAGCCCCCGCCCGGGCCCTTCGGGGCCGTGGCCGCAGCCTCGCACTTGGGGGGCCATTACCACTAG
- the FEV gene encoding protein FEV isoform X1, with protein sequence MNYDKLSRALRYYYDKNIMSKVHGKRYAYRFDFQGLAQACQPPPAHAHAAAAAAAAAAAAQDGALYKLPAGLAPLPFPGLSKLNLMAASAGVAPAGFSYWPGPGPAATAAAATAALYPSPSLQPPPGPFGAVAAASHLGGHYH encoded by the coding sequence ATGAACTACGACAAGCTGAGCCGCGCCCTGCGCTACTACTACGACAAGAACATCATGAGCAAGGTGCATGGCAAGCGCTACGCCTACCGCTTCGACTTCCAGGGCCTGGCGCAGGCCTGCCAGCCGCCGCCCGCGCACGCTCATGCCGCCGCCgcagctgctgccgccgccgcggCCGCCCAGGACGGCGCGCTCTACAAGCTGCCCGCCGGCCTCGCCCCGCTGCCCTTCCCCGGCCTCTCCAAACTCAACCTCATGGCCGCCTCGGCCGGGGTCGCGCCCGCCGGCTTCTCCTACTGGCCGGGCCCGGGCCCCGCCGCCACCgctgccgccgccaccgccgcgcTCTACCCCAGTCCCAGCTTGCAGCCCCCGCCCGGGCCCTTCGGGGCCGTGGCCGCAGCCTCGCACTTGGGGGGCCATTACCACTAG